Proteins encoded by one window of Vitis vinifera cultivar Pinot Noir 40024 chromosome 10, ASM3070453v1:
- the LOC100855345 gene encoding uncharacterized protein LOC100855345 isoform X1, with the protein MESVIGLHFSTLPSPSVRMPSGFHAARATKPHLRLSHSSLSLPKDPRSLSLGHNSSLSLPQSSGGRPLDHIIGPISCMVDGSLPPIHNRDHRGAANVPWASRFLRNVGWGNRSNHKAKAGSDGGSLQSDNAKQLFDMVKRVLLSQPINLAELHNQIIDTVNELNSSQKYNLALELLKAYEPCVSDEQSLSYFRLHMIKTLCYQEKYQEASNYWIQLYDMENYRQILHQLSSKMKPFILYELSRDKNAIDKFVEFDKKGDQSMPPNEPDLMN; encoded by the exons ATGGAATCCGTGATTGGCCTCCATTTTTCCACCCTCCCCAGTCCTTCCGTTCGGATGCCTTCTGGCTTCCATGCTGCAAGAGCTACCAAACCCCATTTAAGGCTAAGCCATTCTTCTCTTTCACTCCCTAAGGATCCCAGATCCCTCTCACTTGGCCACAACTCTTCTCTTTCACTCCCTCAGAGTTCTGGGGGCCGCCCACTTGACCACATTATTGGTCCTATATCTTGCATGGTAGATGGTTCACTGCCTCCTATTCATAACAGAGATCACAGAGGAGCAGCAAATGTGCCTTGGGCCTCTCGTTTTCTTAGGAACGTCGGTTGGGGCAATAGGTCAAACCACAAAGCCAAAGCAGGGTCGGATGGTGGGAGCCTTCAATCGGACAATGCTAAACAG CTTTTCGACATGGTAAAACGGGTGCTGCTGTCTCAGCCTATTAATTTAGCCGAACTCCACAATCAA ATTATTGACACAGTAAACGAGCTCAACTCTTCTCAGAAGTATAATTTAGCTCTGGAACTACTGAAGGCATATGAACCATGTGTCTCAGATGAACAGTCGCTTTCCTATTTCAGATTACATATGATAAAAACTCTCTGCTATCAA GAAAAATACCAAGAAGCCTCCAACTATTGGATACAACTTTATGATATGGAGAACTATCGACAAATCCTGCATCAATTGTCTTCCAAGATGAAG CCATTTATATTGTACGAGTTGAGTCGAGATAAGAATGCAATTGACAAATTCGTTGAGTTTGACAAGAAGGGAGATCAATCGATGCCACCCAACGAGCCTGACCTCATGAATTGA
- the LOC100855345 gene encoding uncharacterized protein LOC100855345 isoform X2 — protein MESVIGLHFSTLPSPSVRMPSGFHAARATKPHLRLSHSSLSLPKDPRSLSLGHNSSLSLPQSSGGRPLDHIIGPISCMVDGSLPPIHNRDHRGAANVPWASRFLRNVGWGNRSNHKAKAGSDGGSLQSDNAKQIIDTVNELNSSQKYNLALELLKAYEPCVSDEQSLSYFRLHMIKTLCYQEKYQEASNYWIQLYDMENYRQILHQLSSKMKPFILYELSRDKNAIDKFVEFDKKGDQSMPPNEPDLMN, from the exons ATGGAATCCGTGATTGGCCTCCATTTTTCCACCCTCCCCAGTCCTTCCGTTCGGATGCCTTCTGGCTTCCATGCTGCAAGAGCTACCAAACCCCATTTAAGGCTAAGCCATTCTTCTCTTTCACTCCCTAAGGATCCCAGATCCCTCTCACTTGGCCACAACTCTTCTCTTTCACTCCCTCAGAGTTCTGGGGGCCGCCCACTTGACCACATTATTGGTCCTATATCTTGCATGGTAGATGGTTCACTGCCTCCTATTCATAACAGAGATCACAGAGGAGCAGCAAATGTGCCTTGGGCCTCTCGTTTTCTTAGGAACGTCGGTTGGGGCAATAGGTCAAACCACAAAGCCAAAGCAGGGTCGGATGGTGGGAGCCTTCAATCGGACAATGCTAAACAG ATTATTGACACAGTAAACGAGCTCAACTCTTCTCAGAAGTATAATTTAGCTCTGGAACTACTGAAGGCATATGAACCATGTGTCTCAGATGAACAGTCGCTTTCCTATTTCAGATTACATATGATAAAAACTCTCTGCTATCAA GAAAAATACCAAGAAGCCTCCAACTATTGGATACAACTTTATGATATGGAGAACTATCGACAAATCCTGCATCAATTGTCTTCCAAGATGAAG CCATTTATATTGTACGAGTTGAGTCGAGATAAGAATGCAATTGACAAATTCGTTGAGTTTGACAAGAAGGGAGATCAATCGATGCCACCCAACGAGCCTGACCTCATGAATTGA